One uncultured Caproiciproducens sp. DNA segment encodes these proteins:
- the leuD gene encoding 3-isopropylmalate dehydratase small subunit — protein sequence MNALGFVHKYGDNVDTDVIIPARYLNTASHAELASHCMEDIDKDFVKNVKKGDIIVAARNFGCGSSREHAPIAIQASGVSCVIASTFARIFYRNAINIGLPILECDAAARDIQNGDEIEVDFGTGVIKNLSSGKNYKAQPFPPFIQNIIEKGGLLNSIMK from the coding sequence ATGAACGCACTTGGATTTGTACACAAATATGGCGACAATGTCGATACCGATGTCATCATCCCGGCAAGATATCTGAACACCGCCTCTCACGCAGAGCTTGCTTCGCACTGCATGGAGGATATTGACAAGGACTTTGTAAAAAATGTGAAAAAAGGCGATATCATTGTCGCGGCTAGAAATTTCGGCTGCGGTTCTTCCCGTGAGCACGCGCCGATTGCCATTCAGGCGAGCGGTGTTTCCTGTGTGATCGCATCCACCTTTGCACGCATTTTCTACCGCAACGCGATTAATATCGGGCTGCCGATTTTGGAATGCGACGCGGCAGCGCGGGATATTCAGAACGGCGATGAGATTGAAGTCGATTTCGGAACCGGTGTGATTAAAAACCTTTCGAGTGGGAAAAACTATAAAGCTCAGCCGTTTCCGCCGTTTATTCAGAACATCATTGAAAAAGGCGGATTGTTAAACAGTATAATGAAATAA